A region from the Leptolyngbya iicbica LK genome encodes:
- a CDS encoding DUF3181 family protein, translated as MYDSPPAETLEKLAANVGEAVYIDVAKWHLYLNDAKLHTLVAQRLYPLVVDDRLGESDVTAVLRDITVPVGGGRHHMPLIDLIPVGCMSDLLQALEDFQDQI; from the coding sequence ATGTACGACTCACCTCCTGCTGAAACGCTAGAAAAGCTTGCGGCTAACGTCGGTGAAGCCGTTTATATCGATGTCGCTAAGTGGCATCTGTATCTGAATGACGCCAAGTTGCATACGCTGGTCGCTCAGCGACTGTACCCGCTTGTGGTGGACGATCGCTTAGGTGAAAGCGATGTCACAGCAGTGCTACGCGACATCACGGTGCCAGTAGGCGGAGGGCGTCACCACATGCCCCTAATCGATCTCATTCCGGTCGGTTGTATGAGCGATTTGCTCCAGGCCCTCGAAGATTTTCAAGATCAAATTTAG
- a CDS encoding 2TM domain-containing protein, translating to MPPRWPRKPDRRDPAFRKLDDRMTFAVHVAAFTAINSGLWFAHQINEAWVPWVSKLTPIWFVGLAVHAIYIFAIADYSGDYVIEPEDAPEGGG from the coding sequence ATGCCGCCTCGTTGGCCTCGAAAACCTGACCGCCGTGACCCGGCCTTTCGCAAACTAGACGACCGCATGACCTTTGCGGTGCATGTGGCTGCGTTCACTGCTATAAACTCGGGCCTGTGGTTTGCCCATCAAATCAATGAGGCTTGGGTGCCCTGGGTGAGCAAATTGACGCCGATCTGGTTTGTGGGTTTAGCCGTCCATGCCATCTATATTTTTGCGATCGCTGACTATTCGGGCGACTACGTCATTGAACCGGAGGATGCCCCAGAAGGGGGAGGTTAA